From the genome of Primulina eburnea isolate SZY01 chromosome 12, ASM2296580v1, whole genome shotgun sequence, one region includes:
- the LOC140807570 gene encoding LOW QUALITY PROTEIN: large ribosomal subunit protein uL10-like (The sequence of the model RefSeq protein was modified relative to this genomic sequence to represent the inferred CDS: inserted 1 base in 1 codon): MAPKVSKADKKISYDQKLCKLLDEYSQVLIAAADNVGSNQLQNIRKGLRGDSVVLMGKNTMMKRSIRIHAEKTGNNAILNLIPLLVGNVGLIFTRGDLKEVSEEVAKYKVGAPARVGLVAPIDVVVPPGNTGLDPSQTSFFQVLNIPTKINKGTVEIITPVELIKKGDKVGSSEAALLAKLGIRPFSYGLIVXTVYDNGSVFSPEVLDLTEDDLIEKFAIGVSMVTSLSLAISYPTLAAAPHMFINAYKNVLAIALETDYSFPQADKIKEYLADPSKFTVAATPAAALDGGAAPAPAAAAKEEEKKEEPAEESDEDMGFSLFD; this comes from the exons ATGGCGCCCAAGGTTTCCAAGGCCGACAAGAAGATCTCGTACGACCAGAAACTCTGCAAACTCCTTGACGAATACTCGCAGGTGTTGATTGCGGCGGCGGATAATGTGGGGTCGAATCAGTTACAGAACATCAGGAAGGGTTTGAGGGGTGATTCTGTGGTGCTCATGGGTAAGAATACTATGATGAAGAGGAGCATAAGGATTCATGCTGAGAAGACTGGAAACAACGCCATTCTGAACCTTATCCCGCTCCTTGTC GGAAATGTGGGACTCATTTTCACCAGGGGTGACCTGAAGGAAGTCAGTGAGGAAGTTGCCAAGTACAAG GTTGGAGCTCCTGCTCGTGTTGGTCTGGTGGCTCCAATTGATGTCGTTGTCCCACCTGGGAACACTGGTCTCGATCCATCACAAACATCTTTCTTCCAG GTTCTCAACATTCCAACTAAGATTAACAAGGGTACTGTTGAAATTATCACCCCTGTGGAACTTATCAAGAAAGGTGACAAAGTCGGTTCCTCTGAAGCTGCATTGCTTGCAAAACTTGGAATTAGGCCATTCTCATATGGTCTAATTG TCACTGTCTATGATAATGGATCGGTCTTCAGCCCTGAGGTACTTGATTTGACTGAAGATGATCTCATCGAGAAGTTCGCCATCGGTGTTTCCATGGTCACTTCCTTGTCGCTTGCCATCTCATACCCAACCCTTGCCGCAGCACCACACATGTTCATTAATGCCTACAAGAATGTTTTGGCTATTGCGCTTGAAACCGATTACTCCTTCCCGCAAGCAGATAAAATAAAGGAGTATCTTGCT GATCCAAGCAAGTTTACTGTTGCAGCTACTCCAGCGGCTGCTTTGGATGGTGGTGCAGCTCCAGCTCCGGCTGCAGCAGCCAAAGAAGAGGAGAAGAAAGAAGAGCCTGCCGAGGAGTCTGATGAAGATATGGGTTTTAGTCTTTTCGATTAA